One Vulpes lagopus strain Blue_001 chromosome 17, ASM1834538v1, whole genome shotgun sequence DNA segment encodes these proteins:
- the CMBL gene encoding carboxymethylenebutenolidase homolog isoform X2 yields MANEAYPCPCDIGHKLEYGGMGREVQVEHIKAYVTKPPFDTGKAVIVIQDIFGWQLPNTRYMADMIAGNGYTEVDAVLKYLKQQCHAQKIGIVGFCWGGVAVHHVMMKYPEFRAGVSVYGIIKDSEDVHSLKNPTLFIFAENDAVIPLEQVSLLTQKLKKHCKVEYQIKTFSGQTHGFVHRKREDCSAEDKPYIDEARRNLIEWLHKYV; encoded by the exons ATGGCTAACGAGGCTTATCCCTGTCCGTGTGACATTGGCCACAAGCTAGAGTATGGAGGGATGGGGCGTGAAGTTCAAGTGGAGCACATCAAGGCTTATGTCACCAAACCCCCCTTTGACACGGGCAAGGCTGTGATTGTCATCCAGGATATCTTTGGCTGGCAGTTGCCCAATACCCGATACATGGCTGACATGATCGCAGGAAATGGATACAC AGAGGTTGATGCCGTCTTGAAGTATCTGAAACAACAGTGTCATGCCCAGAAAATTGGCATTGTGGGATTCTGCTGGGGTGGCGTGGCCGTCCATCACGTGATGATGAAGTACCCAGAATTCAGGGCAGGGGTGTCCGTCTACG GCATCATCAAGGATTCTGAAGATGTGCACAGTTTAAAGAACCCcacattgttcatttttgctgAAAATGATGCTGTGATTCCTCTTGAGCAA GTGTCTTTGTTGACTCAGAAGTTGAAAAAACACTGCAAAGTGGAAtatcaaattaaaacattttctgggcAAACCCATGGCTTCGTGCATCGAAAGAGAGAAGATTGTTCAGCAGAAGACAAGCCCTATATAGATGAAGCAAGAAGGAATTTGATTGAGTGGTTGCACAAGTACGTTTAG
- the CMBL gene encoding carboxymethylenebutenolidase homolog isoform X1, whose translation MANEAYPCPCDIGHKLEYGGMGREVQVEHIKAYVTKPPFDTGKAVIVIQDIFGWQLPNTRYMADMIAGNGYTAIVPDFFVGQEPWHPSGDWSTFPEWLKTRDARKIDKEVDAVLKYLKQQCHAQKIGIVGFCWGGVAVHHVMMKYPEFRAGVSVYGIIKDSEDVHSLKNPTLFIFAENDAVIPLEQVSLLTQKLKKHCKVEYQIKTFSGQTHGFVHRKREDCSAEDKPYIDEARRNLIEWLHKYV comes from the exons ATGGCTAACGAGGCTTATCCCTGTCCGTGTGACATTGGCCACAAGCTAGAGTATGGAGGGATGGGGCGTGAAGTTCAAGTGGAGCACATCAAGGCTTATGTCACCAAACCCCCCTTTGACACGGGCAAGGCTGTGATTGTCATCCAGGATATCTTTGGCTGGCAGTTGCCCAATACCCGATACATGGCTGACATGATCGCAGGAAATGGATACAC GGCCATCGTTCCAGACTTCTTTGTAGGGCAAGAACCCTGGCATCCTTCTGGGGACTGGTCCACCTTCCCAGAGTGGTTGAAAACAAGAGATGCCAGAAAAATTGATAA AGAGGTTGATGCCGTCTTGAAGTATCTGAAACAACAGTGTCATGCCCAGAAAATTGGCATTGTGGGATTCTGCTGGGGTGGCGTGGCCGTCCATCACGTGATGATGAAGTACCCAGAATTCAGGGCAGGGGTGTCCGTCTACG GCATCATCAAGGATTCTGAAGATGTGCACAGTTTAAAGAACCCcacattgttcatttttgctgAAAATGATGCTGTGATTCCTCTTGAGCAA GTGTCTTTGTTGACTCAGAAGTTGAAAAAACACTGCAAAGTGGAAtatcaaattaaaacattttctgggcAAACCCATGGCTTCGTGCATCGAAAGAGAGAAGATTGTTCAGCAGAAGACAAGCCCTATATAGATGAAGCAAGAAGGAATTTGATTGAGTGGTTGCACAAGTACGTTTAG